agtggatgataaaattattggatttcttaaaataaatgaagattaaTTAAATGGATGATAAACttactaaaatataaattctTATCAAgtgtaaatataaatttattaagcaAAAATTATAAAGTCTATGCTTTTATactctttattatttatattactCTAAAATATTCCACTTTGGGCAAAACATTTTCCTGACCACTCAATTAATAGAAAGGAAAGacacaagtaaaaaataaataagagacaAAAGAGAAGACTTGAGCCCCTCCTCTCCACCATACAACTAATCAAAGTCTTCCATCATATTTGATTCTAACGTTGTCATCCGGCCTTTCCACAGTTCTAGGACATGGGCTGACAAAATATATTAGGGAATTCTATTAATATGACagaaaaaacatagaaattaaaagaaataataaataaaaaagagaactTTGCTGTGAAGGGTACCAATGAGGCGCtttatttcaagaaaaatataaagaatcaAATTTCAGACTTCTTTCTTTtatcccaaatattttttaaagtgttttgttattttttaacttctttcTTCCTTACTAATATAGAGAAtgcatttttaatctttttcttttttacgaTTGTCAAGAATATATCTTTTTTGGATTATTGTCTGGTATCATAGTCAAGTTAATTGAATGATTATCCCAATCCAGCTTATGATACCATTTTTTCAAGGAAATGGATATGACatttaaagctaaaaaaatgaggaatttttttatctttgaagaTTTGGGAGAGCTTGTGAATAAGGATTATATAGAAGAGGAGATTCTAACATATGCTATTAGAAATGTGTGAAACAAAGATGTTGAGacattgttttgttttttatttaacaagCAATTGCAAAAagtatttttcctcaaatttcaaaGGTAACAAAGTCCAAAGAAGCCTGAGATGAATATTATTGGTTagttataatatattaaaaggaGTGAAATAACATCACCAACTATTGGAATATAACATCATCAATTATTGAACGAGAGTAAGAAGCTGACATAACATCACCAATTATTGAAGGGGTGGAGATACCACCAGCTATCATTGATTGCTAAAGGATGAAACAATGACTTAAATATTGTCGGCCATTAACTCACACTTCCATAGCACACCCCTCATCCACAATGACACAATAAATGGTTAGAACTTGTCGGCCACTGATTCACGCGCCAATTTCAAAGGCTTTTAACATATCCATAGATGTTATATTCTAGGAAGAAATCATTTATCATTCATTAGATTGAAAAAGAAACATTTTAAGCCATGTTACATTCTATTATTGATAACGATATGATAGAATGATTGGGCCCGTTACAATATCAAATCGTTACTTATTGAAAAAAGGGGCTAATCATAAGGTGTCACGTGTGTACAATTTGATCTTATTATCTTAATTCTCACTATGAATCTAATTTgcattttattgttttctatctttgtctttttttttatttagataccATTTATTTGTATCATTTAGATTTCTTACACATTTTTAATGGTTGAATAAGAATGGTGGAGCAGATTTTTTTTCGAATATCTATTACATCTTGTTCCTAATAAGACAAAtttgagataaatataaatgagtTTAAGACAAATTTAAGACCTAAACATGTTCAAATTTAACTTTATCCCCCTTCATTTGAGttacatataatattatataaaaaattattttttttcatttattttgtaatgtatataaaatattacttttcataaaaataaattataaatatttataaattttatttattttcaatataatttaaaattttaaaaattaaaaattttaaaaaatacaataaaaaaaggttaaacaGGTGGAGATGGAAAATTCTTATACTCAACCCGTCcgaattttgtttgtttatttatttattgacaAGGATGAGAATATATATAAACGGATAGAATAGGGTTGGGATGTGGGTAACTTGCCATCCCCAATGACCAAGGTAACAAATTTGGGAGGTATTAAATTGATACACAAGAATTTTCAATCTTTATTTAGGTAATGTTCACATTTTTTATACATAAAAGTGTTATTATTGTAGTGGAAGGCCACAAAAtgcaattaataaaaaaaattaaattgatccacattattatatatgaataataggttacaatgattttaaaatactatATGGAATTTTGTAATTCAAATTCAATGAAGTTTTTCATTCTTATATAGAAAAAGTTTTaaagggaataaaaaaaatcagaaaaattagatgttaaaacttatATTACTTAATTTCCATAATTTatgttattaatatatattatttacatGAGTATAATGATGGAACCATATACCAATTAGTTATTGaattattctttataattttttttcaagttattttaaagccaacataaatattttttagatattatttgttAGAATTTTCATaggtttaattattattattattattattattattattattgcattttcttttaaaagaatatgatgTAGGTCATGTGTTGTGTTGGTGGATGCATTAATATGAACATATTAAAGaaagaatacaaaaataaaaaacaaaccacACAATTTAatcatgattattatttttatttaacaatgTGATGATTACCATTTTTTGATGTGACGTGAAATAATGTAGAATAGAATTgatatttattaaatgtttaGATGTCATCTTTAAAGGAGGCCAAGTACTTCCAAGATCCCACCATCCATAAGCACATAGAATTGATATTTTTCAAGgaaaactatattttaattataattatatgcTAATATTTCTTATGATTTccgtacttttttttttttgggggggtaTTTGTGAGGTTTGATTAGcctattataatattatatattccACACCGCCCGCCCATTGGTGGCAATGATAAACAAAAGTGTGCAACCTCCAATCGTATGGTCCACGTCATCCAGGATAAGGTGGGCCCAGTCTGGATTCTATTTGCTTTGTATTGTTCCCGGTGTAAATTCTGAAAGCGAGATCAGCTTCCCCATTTTATCACGAGACGATTTTGTCCTCCGACTTCACACACCTGCCAGTGTGTGTGTCACGCGTAGAGTAGTTGGTGATTATCACGAGAAGTTGTTGGAGGAGATAAACTGAACCTGGAACGAAGTAGGGCGGCGTCGGCGGTTCCAGAAGGGGGAGGGGAGGGCGGGCTGATGTCTAATGGAAAACGTGGGCTAATAAAGGACAAAAAGGGTCATGTGGGATAGTGGAAAGCAATGCGGGTGGGGGCCAAACGCTTTCCCCACACGGCTCCAAAAAGGCTATGTGCGTAGGACAGACAATCACGTGAATAACATtgcaagaaaattaaaaaaaggtgCTGTGTGCGTAGGACAATCACGTGAATAACACTACAAGAAAGTTTAAAGAAGGTGTTGTGTGCGTAGGATAAGTAGGAAACAGTGTGTTGTATGTATGTTTGAAACATAATATTTTACAGCTATCAAAactgtatatatatacatggacAAATCAGAGTACTAAAGCATACTACAATGATATGATATGAAGCTTTTCTGGAAATATTTCCCTGCCTCTTCGTTCTCTTTCTTTACAGCAATTATCACTCACCAACTTTTTCCCGACCactcaagaaaaaaaagaaaaaagtgagcgCCTCCTCTCCACCACACAATTAATCAACGCAtgttatcatatttaatttcttacttattttttttataataaattaattaaacataaaatttatcataatacttTTCAACATTTAAACATATCTTAACTAGTTACATTTATATGTTTGTccttttagaaatatataataGAACACTGACCTTTTCTACTCAACCAAACACCCATTCAAAAAATGCATACCATAAAATATTGACCTTTTCTAGTGAACCAAAatcacataataataataaaataaagaagtataaataaaaataagattaatttcATTGAGACTCCTCATAAATTTGGTATAAATACACTTCACCattattagtttcaaatttcttataaatGGGATATacccataaatttttaaatttgtaaaagaaaattctaatatACCAAATGCAAACCATATCGAAGTCAAATTTTGAGTCATttacaataaaatttgaattgttaAATAAAAGTATGAAAAATCTTGGTGCatatatagttaaaaaaaaaaaaaaagagggattCATGTAAgaatttagatttataaataaagagatagaatTAAGATACAAATGAAGGATTCATTTCAACTTTTTTCAACCACAAGACGGATTTTTATTGAATGATAtcgaaaaatgatttttggcaTGATGTAATGAGCTATTTAGGAAGTTAATTTAAGAAAGTTTGAACTTTTGAATAAAGttgtcaacaaaaaaaaaatcatatataatataaaaaaatgaaatgaaactaTAAAACAATTTagtcattgttattattattttgtggaCCTCTTATTTTGTACGATGCGTTCTCACTCGATGACGAGTTcgatttttttttgggttagtTTCACTTTCACCCAAAGCCAAATTTTAGggactcgttttttttttttttttttttttaattggataCATACGGAAATTAATATTAACGTAAGTTGTACgcaaattgattttgattttggcatacgattatttattttaaacatttatattatgattaGTGAGGAAATGGAAATGGGTAtgggaaaataattgaaatatccACGTTTTAATCACGCTGGATCTGGAGATTTGCAAATCATGGGCGGCATACGGATTAAGCAGGAGAATCAAGACAGCGAAATCTAATTCGGATTACGACCAGCTGGTCACATCCACACCTGCACGCGCGGGTACGTCGGATGGATGGGTGGATTCTCCATTATTTATCTGAAAGCCTATAGccaaaacaaaggaaaagcCTCACCCTAATGTCCCTATCTGCCATTCACCTATGCTTCTATTTCAACATATTCAATACCCCATCATCTTTCTAGCTTAACTGCTGCCTCATGAAAATACTCGAATTTCCACTTTTTTGTCCTCCTTTAATTCATCTGGGGGTGTGGTTTTCTGACAATTAAATAGGGAATATTGACACTTGTACCATTCTGGTGGTGGGGCCCTTTTGCCTTGGGTTACATGGgaacttttctttaaaaaaaaaattattaaaacctcattatttaattattttcttaaaaaattattaaaaatatttttataaatattctaaataagGAATAAGTTTATAAACGATGAATCAAATTGTAAAGTCTTAACTTGGATTCTAATCCCAACCAGCAAATGGAGATGACAGCCAAAAGTGTCGTCACATGCAAGCATCATGGAAATTTAgtcttatttaaatttttttttttatgttactcatttttaaaagaaaaattttaattaaagaaattaaaattttagttttaaaaaaaaagaattaaaatttgattataacataacataaaaatgatattagCGTCTAGCatgatttaatataaataaaatgcttttatatatttaacaacaaaatacaatgttttttatttataaattttaataaccaagaaataaaaaatttacttacttaaatatttcatattgactattttcgaaaacagaAAATGGGTGGTagctttttatataaaaacttttaaaacgTTGCAATTAAAAGGccaatggtttttaaaaactatatttaaaaaattaagatattaaaaaaatattttaataccttaattttaaaattttatcataaacTTTTAACTTCAATAGGTATAAATTTGGCACCTTACGCTTTTCCAAACCTtaaaaggtaaaagaaaaataaaatttttgactaaataaaaaaagatgtcactttttttatttcctcaactttttatttggtatttaaataaggaaatcacattctttaatattattttattatttctttaatattttttagaaatgaaatatattcttattatttgaaaaatgaattcaattgagtctaaattcttaaatttataaagaaaaatagtatGATATTGGATAGGTAttatatcaagctaaaaatttGGATTCTTAAAACATATGATTAAGTTTGAACTTTTGAataaggtttaaaaaaaattgaaatgaaactataaaacaatttaatcaatattattatttttatttaaaaatgtgaTGATTACCATTTTTTGATGTGACGTGAAATAATGTAGAATAGAAttgatatttattaaattaatttactaaaTGTTTAGATGTCATTTTCAAAGGAGGCCAAGTAATTCCAAGATCCCACCATCCTTTCATCCaataattcataagcattaaaTGTTACCTACCGCACGCAATAAATACCTAAAACCCAcaataaaaacctaaaatgctttaaaaatcaatccaataaattatattatagaaAAAGCCATTCATTGGATAAGAAAAAGTGACATTCCGAACCACACAACCTTTTATTGGAGGCAACAGCCATTCATTGGATAAGAAAAAGTGACATTCCGAACCACACAACCTTTTATTGGAGGCAACAACAACCTTTTATTCACGACATTTCAAATCACGTGAATAACATTGCAAGAAAGTTCAAAAAAGATGCTGTGTGCGTAGGACAGAAAGTTTAAAGAAGGTGCTGTGTGCGTAGGATAAGTAGGAAACAGTGTGTTGTATGTATGTTTGAAACGTAATATTTTACAGCCATCTAAactgtatatatatacatggacAAATCAGAGTACTAAAGCATACTACAATGATATGATATGAAGCTTTTCTGGAAATAATCCCCAGCCTCTTCGTTCTCTTTCTTTACAGCAATTATCACTCCCCAACTTTTTCCCGACCactcaagaaaaaaaagaaaaaagtgagagCCTCCTCTCCACCACACAATTAATCAACGTATgctatcatatttaattttcctacttatttttttttataataaattaattaaacataaaatttatcataatacttTTCAACATTTAAACATATCTTAACGAGTTACATTTACATGTTTGTCccttttagaaatatataataGAACACTGACCTTTTCTACTCAACCAAACACCCATTCAAAAAATGCATACCATAAAATATTGACCTTTTCTAGTGAACCAAAatcacataataataataaaataaaaagtataaataaaaataaggttaATTTCATTGAGACTCCTCATAGATTTGATATAAATACACTTCACCattattagtttcaaatttcttatacaTGGGATATacccataaatttttaaatttgtaaaagaaaattctaatatACCAAATGCAAACCATATCGAAGTCAAAATTTGAGTCATttacaataaaatttgaattattaaataaaagtatgaaAATCTTGGTGCTTacatagtaaaaaaaaagagggattCATGTAAgaatttagatttataaataaagagatagaatTAAGATACAAATGAAGGatttatttcaacttttttcAACTAAGACGACTTGTCATtgaatgatattaaaaaatgatttttggcaTGATGTAATGAGCTATTTAGGAAGTTAATTTAAGAAATGTTTGAATATCATCCTCAAAGGCATGTCAAGAATGTTATTGCCTTCTCGACATTAAACCATTGATAAACATTGAATATCTAACCTTTACCCACTAAACACTTTTTACCTATAATTATAGACCACTAATTTTTGAGGCActttaaaatgttataaaatatccAATAAATACCATACCCTAGATAGGGAGCAATGACAACTATTCTTCAGATGAAAAAATTTagctttttaaataataatttctaatttagtattaatatttttaaaaacaattatgtaatttttaaaaattaatataactTAATTACATCAATAATAAATGacttaaatacaaaatttattaataataaatataaatttactaaacaaaaattatcatgatgatgtttttgctttcatattttttattaatttaaatttcttttgaaaaagaaaaacatcatGATAGAAGTTAGTAGATGAGACAAAGAAAGGACATATGCACCTCCCCATCACCACTTTACAATAAGTTAATTAGTATATCACCCAACTTCActtcatggatcaaattgttGAATCTTAACTTGGATTCTAATTCCAACCAGGCCGTAAAGGGTGATGGCAGCCAAACTGTCATCACATGCAAGCATCATGGAAATTTAGTCTTATTTGAACTTCTAACATAAACTTTTAACAACTCATATTTGAACTTCAATAGGTATAAATTGGGCACCTTACACTTTCCCAAACCTTAAAAggtaaggctatgtttggttctcagaaaatgcgagagaaagaaaattaggaggaaaaatggaaagaaagaaaaagctaaggaaatgaatataaattttttcacttgtttagttatccatggaaaattcaagggaaaaaaaaaagaattcattttcttttgtttggttaaccacgaaaaaaaaagtaaatgaaaaatggaaggaaaataaaatcaacaatttgttTTAGATGGTTatcaatttgttgaataatataacttttttaggaaaacaaaaattgaactCTTGGAGTAGATTGGTAGAAAAATATCAGTCTCATTCAACCCTCCCTTTAACTGTATTCAGTGATACATACCACTATCTGTATTGTTCATTCTCCATCTATAGTTAAACTATTTGgattaataaatttaagaaaaaaaaatattaacaaattttCATACCTAGCGTgttaaaaaccaatattttcatccttatctATGAAtgttttaatggtttttttgtGTATACGTGCAAATTGTATATTGgtatgtagatttttttttttaaagaaaatatttataatttcaatataaaatatttaattatttttattaataaaaataaatattaattcaaacaatgtaattatttttgttatttgaataatttattgTGATTCATTTCAATTGTCATACTATCACCCGGTGTATCacttaaaaaatgaagagaaaaattacaataaataatattttgtttcaggGTGGTAGCATTTGTTAACCTTTCACACCAACCCGGGATGTCCCATAAAACTAGTGACAATATGATCGAGATTGCATATAGCTTTGAGCAAGCAACTAAGATTAGGAAGCCACCTTCATTTAAACCTTGAAGGTTTAGAACAACTCCTATCAGAGCTGTACTACATATATCAGTATCAAGAACTCTTCTCTTTAGCTGGTAATCCTGCACTAGAAAGGATGTTATAATAAACTGCTTAATGTTTTGAATGAACTAAGATGATATGGAGGCTGCCATTACAGTGCACTGCCCTCTGAATAACCACTCATTTATCTGCAATGAAACATGCAGAATTCATACATATATGCTATGATCAATGTAGAGATACATGAGCAAAAAGGACtagataaaaatgtaaaaacggGTATCAAAACTAAGGTAAAAGTAGTTGCAGATTTGATTATCCTTAAGTTGGTTTACACAACTTCTAACAGCAGCTAGCCACTGAAATTAGCCAACTGTACAGAGTGCCACTCCACAACCCCATTATGCTATCTATGCAAAAAATATCACCTTAACCACCTGAGGCAATCAAACTGAACTCTGTGCTCTGTTCGGTAGCTGCAAAAACGTAGATAATAAgagaaatcaatgaaagaagtccagaatttgaaatttaatttgtaaattattGAAAACTCAAGAAACAACAAGCTGgtctaaacaaaaaaaatgcataatttcctcaaattttcagCTAACGAAACAAAGGAATAATTGAATAACATGTTGAAAAGatagatgaataaaaaaaaaattccataacaAAGGAATAAAAAGAAGTCTccataacaaacaaataaaaagaagccCTTATAGCAAATGAATAAAAGAAgtcttcataattctaaaaatataatagatcAATTTCTAATAGTCAACTATCATCCTTGAGTTTTGATATCAAAACTTCACGTATAGCCCCaaaacaaaagtaaaactaaaaataaaaataatctccTTCTCAAATTAGGCATCAAAAAGAGTAGGTCCAAATTTAACTGACAACCAAAGCTTACGTCTATCAATTGGACAAGCAAGGAAGGCTCGAGCTGCACTCACATCACTAGTAAGAGCTTGATATGCTTTCATATGAGATACATCACTCATGCCTCCAATCTTAGCAATCTCTTCAAACAATTGCTCTTCTGTATAATTTTGAGGGTTGCTTCTATCAAAAGCCGCAACAACTGCATCCATTCCAACTCTAATTGACCTTAATTTTTCACTTACAATGTCAGCATATTTTTCTTTTcgcttttttgtttccttgtttGACTTTGGTGCAGAAACAGATGCATCTGCAGATGAGAAAGATGTCTCAGTTGTTGCTTCATTTTCAAcataagaaaatgtttcatCTCTGATCCCATGTTGTGATGATCCTAATGGATTTGTGCCATCCAAATTTTGTTCCTGGGCCCAACGAAGTTGTCTTTCTTTTGCACCTACAGCAAGACTTCCTGTTGCTCGATCTTTTCCAAGAAGAATGGACAACTTATCATAATTTCTAATAGGTTTGTATCTGAGCTGAGATGCTCCTGGGTGTGCCTTTTAACatcagaaaaaacaaatattaacaaAACTCAAGTTCAATTGTGATAATgtctattagaaatttatagCTCTACATTACatgcaaaatttttatttctaataactcaaaaataataattaactcACCTTAGTGTAAGTAGTCCATACTTTTGTGGTAGCTTCGATCATTTGAGTTGATTCATTGAAACCAAATCCACTACCATTTTGTAAAACTTCTTGAGCagtataaaagtttttttttttttttagttttcattctattttttatgtgCTCAGAGTTACaactcaattcaaaattttccccaaTTTCTCGCGCAACTGTTGTATAAGTTGTCTTGGTGAAGACTCCTCCTATCTTTTGCCCTTTATACATTTGCTCCATTAATCGATCAACCAAAAAGTTGTCCATTTCATCAATCCAAGTcaagtttcttttttcacttaCACTTTTGTGTACTTCAAAGCCTTCACTATGTTCCAtctgaaataatatatatatatatatatatatatatagatatatatgtttaaaatgaaaagtcaAGAGGAGGAGATATAATAATAACTTCATTGTAACTCATTCAAAGTGTGATTTTAACTAGAGGAGTTATAGTTCTAAATACAATCATCGTACTtaatatgaaacaaaaaaaactatataagaaaagaaccataaaaaaaaaaatgactcatcAACGGTTTCTATTGTAATCTTTCCACATATCCATGGCTATTTTCTCCCTTAAGATTTCTCATTCCTTGCATTTTTCAGCTAAACTCAAGACCATTGATTCAAACTCCGCTTCTTCGCTGAAAAGCTCTCTATCGACCTCTGCTATTAATCTTTCATTTGGATCAACACCCATG
This region of Vitis vinifera cultivar Pinot Noir 40024 chromosome 5, ASM3070453v1 genomic DNA includes:
- the LOC132253840 gene encoding uncharacterized protein LOC132253840, which translates into the protein MIEATTKVWTTYTKAHPGASQLRYKPIRNYDKLSILLGKDRATGSLAVGAKERQLRWAQEQNLDGTNPLGSSQHGIRDETFSYVENEATTETSFSSADASVSAPKSNKETKKRKEKYADIVSEKLRSIRVGMDAVVAAFDRSNPQNYTEEQLFEEIAKIGGMSDVSHMKAYQALTSDVSAARAFLACPIDRRKLWLSVKFGPTLFDA